Within Claveliimonas bilis, the genomic segment GAAGTTTTCTCTTCTTCCAGGGCTTTGACTTCTTGCCAGATTTCTGACTTGCAGTCTGCTGACTATGACCGTTCAACGCTGCTTTTTGCAGGTTTTCCACATTATCTTCTGATACCTCTCCATTTTCCTCTTTGTCCATATTTTCAAGATCTGAGAGCGCGCCTAAGACTCCATCTTCCGCCCATTCATTTATCTTCTTATCAATAAATTCTTTCGACAGTTTCTTTACGTTCTGTAACTGCTGCCACTGATTCGGATATACATTCCAATCCTGATCTATAAATGCACCGTTTCCCTTTTTTAATGCCTGTCCCTGTAAAGGAAGCGCGATCAGATTTCCAAGTCCGCCCACAGGCATATGATCCTGAGCCGGGAGCATCCTGTCGTATGTCCGAAAGCTCTTTTGATTTACAGACTCCGCTCCTTTTGTCAGAAGTGCAGTGCCAAAAAGCCTTGCTGTTCTCGCCGGAACAGGTTCCTGAAAAAACATCCAGATATGCGCTCCTTTTCCAGAACGAGAACGCTCTGTCAGGATACCCACTCCATAAATCCTGCAAATCTCGCGCAGAGCATTTACTTCTTCCCTCCAGAGTTCATCTGTATTGGCATAATCATCCCCATTCGTAGTATCATCATGATTATCAAAATCAAATACAAGGAAATTGCAAGTCTCATCAGGCAGCATAGGGTAGACGCCTATCACGTCCGAACAATCTTCTCTTGCACCTATCAAATGCTGCATGATCACTTTGCCTGTAAGCTCTTTGTAATGCTGTTCCGGGCAGTCCGCACATTTTATTTTCTTTTTTTCATATTTCGGACAAATACCCGGCTTCCAGTAATTCCAGCATTGCGTATAATATCCTGTTTTCCCGGTCTTAGGATTCGGCTTTCCTGCTCTTTTACTGTATACATCTTTCCGTCCTTTGAAAAAAGAATAGAAATACTGGGCGTGCTTCTGAGTGATCATTTCCGGGATGATAAATTGCTCCCTGACTGTTTCCGTTTCACTCATGACAGAATCCTTCTGCAGAGCAGCCGGTCTTTCCTTTTCCTGAATACCTTTTCCATAGGGAATACCTGCTTGGGACAAAAGTAACTGAAGGCACTTAATTTCTTCATTTAATAAACGGATTTCTTCTCTCTGTTCCCGAATAATCTTATCTTTATTATCCATATTTTTACCTGTTTGATTTCTAAAAAGAAATGTCCTGTATAATTTTTCTCATATTCTTAATGGTATCCTCATAAGACACAAAGTCTTCTGTAAAATAACTGGTGATAGACTGATAATCTTCTTCATAAAAGGAATTATCACAAAACTCTGTAATAATGGCAGATACATCTACTCCTTCTTTTGCGGATGGACATACAGTCATTTGAGCCCGATGCTCCCTGACCTCTTTGACTAATGAGACAAACTTATTATCAAAATCAATGAGCGGAGTAAGTTTATAGACATCATACAAATGACGCGAATACCGTTTTGATTTCCCCTGCATATAATAATCGCAAAGAGCAAAAATCTTATCAATATAAGTCCTTTCCAACGACTGTAAATTCATTGAAAATCTGTCAAGAGAAAATTGTTTTGCCAGATCTATTCGATTTCGCTTTTCCAGATAATCCCCAATATAATTATGTATCTCTAACGACTGTGTCGGAAATGCATACGACCCCAATGCAGTTTCCAGTTTTATATACTGCGGCAGTCTTTCATCTTCCAGTTCAAATACAGAAGTATATGAAAAGAAATAAGCGTTATAGTCCCTGTCGCTTTGGGTTTCATTCCAGTTTGCAATCGGCATTTCCAGTTCTTCGCTTATT encodes:
- a CDS encoding nucleotidyl transferase AbiEii/AbiGii toxin family protein; the encoded protein is MYLHKDREMFKDMVEQTAEQSGRTPIVVEKDYYVTLILKLLSEQLDLCVFKGGTSLSKGYHIINRFSEDIDITFKEHIGESRRKKLKNVVLKGISEELEMPIANWNETQSDRDYNAYFFSYTSVFELEDERLPQYIKLETALGSYAFPTQSLEIHNYIGDYLEKRNRIDLAKQFSLDRFSMNLQSLERTYIDKIFALCDYYMQGKSKRYSRHLYDVYKLTPLIDFDNKFVSLVKEVREHRAQMTVCPSAKEGVDVSAIITEFCDNSFYEEDYQSITSYFTEDFVSYEDTIKNMRKIIQDISF